The Malus domestica chromosome 17, GDT2T_hap1 genome contains the following window.
TTTTGATTGGGTTTATGTTTGGGCTACTAATTTGTAATGTCCATGAACTACAAAGCCCAGACAGAATAAGCCCGGGCATTAAACAGCCTACAGATATTATGTCCACCATACTCAAATAAAAAATCGTCGTGGTAATTCACAATCTCTCAAATGTTATTGTTTTTCATACTCCTTTCTCTTTTTAGGTCGTGAATCATTTAACCATTATTATACTACAGTTGTAAGTGAGAGTTCTCAGATTCGACTCTTATAATGACGAATTAAATACCTAATTATGTTGTCAATTATATACGGCTTTGCCCAAATCTctcaaaaaggagaaaaagctAAAGAATAATCGCTTAGCTGCACAATATGTAAATTATAGGAAATTCTAAAGACACATTTATTTTCACTAGGAGTTTGCTTGAACTAAAAGATTTCAGATCAACAAAATTTCTACGTATAGTCATTGAAAACTGCACATACGCATGCATGAACGACACGAATTTGATACATGAAATAAGCATGCAAAATTTTGGATTTGTGTAAAGTGACTTCCAATTTATGGTACATAAAGTGGACTATAGGGACATTATCCTCTCCCTAAACTCAAAAGCAAAGACcacaaaatgaattcctttggAATAAAGGGCAGTCTCCTTTTTCGCCCAAAGTTAGGCAGCTCTCAACTACAGACAAAGACCCTTCAATCCTCCCCAAACCTCCATATTCCTTTTCACCCTCTAGACAGTTTTTCTTATGCACCCACACGTTGATTAGGACACAACCCTCAAATGTCCAAACGAATCTAACCCTACAATTAAGCTCTGCATTAATGGCCATCACTATCTTACTCATCAAATATGGTTCTCGATATTTCAAGAAGAATGCGATACGCTTACTCGTCCACGCTTCTATAGTTGATTTGTGACCGCTGATGCACTAGATTTAAACATGTGTTCGCTTCGGATGACAGCACAACTCCATGTGTAGAAGATGTATACACATTTAGGGACCCAATGGATAGTGTTGAGGTGGAGGGGCATCACGTCAAAGGTCTGGTGAGGACTCTGGGGATTTTTGGGTCTCTACTCTTTTGAACTCAAAAGGTGTCTGTTTCTACTTTATCCCAACCCAAAGGACCCAAAGCCTAAGCCGAAAAAAACCCCTTTGAATACAATGAATAGTGTACAAATTGGCAACCTCTCCAAATGGAATCAAAAAGGAGAAAGTGGAGCAAGCTTTACAGCCCATCGTTCTTTTAGTTTTGTAGGAGATTGATTAGTTAtcgagtaatgctagggagactaaatatGTAAacgaaattttgtaaattaaatgatataaaAAGTTAATGAtcggattattacttaagtgttgattaatgtgtttattttttattagtgacacatcatttatttttcaaatttagtctacctagCACCACTCTTACTTAGCAGATCAATATGGCATTTTTTTATTGCCATGTACCACTAAATACACCTAGGGGCTTAAGGTCTACGCCCAACCTACTAAAAAAAACTTGTCTAGGTTGAGTGATAAGTAAAATTAAGAATAATTATTGTAGCAAGTGTAATATTTTGATAACAATTAtgataattattattataatttgatGTCACATGAACTTAAGATTTGCTTAACTTTGAACGTAACACAAATCTAACAAGTTATTAAACGACTGGTCAATGCAAGTTATATATACCTCTATGTGGCAAGAAGTCCCAGCTCAAAACTCATCCCAAATTACATGATCATCTTCAACTCCTACGATTACTCCCTACATGGAATCTTAGTCTCCTTTACTTTTTACTTCTTTGTCTTTCTGTTTTGGCCAGATTTCAAGCCCTACTTCCCTTAATATGTTTACTTAATTGACAACATTTGTTTAAAATTAGATGTTTATGACTTTCTAATCAACCTTTGCTTGCAGTCAAACTTCATTAGTGACTTTTTaaggaaaagaaacaaacaaacaaaatcacCCTTCTCTAAGTCATCTCTTTGCCATGAGATGGGACAGTTTTGTTTGTAGGAATTAGGTACGTCCGCAGGTGGTTTGGCATAGTGTTCTTGACCAAGTAATACGCATCGTGAATTCGACTTACAATCGGTTGAACCAACATAACATTATTGCTAGAATCCATAACAGAGTAAATAATGTGGCATTCGGTTAAATCCGCGTAACATAATTACCAGAATGCATAATATGGCAAGGTGATGTGCCACCCAAAGCACATTCTTTGCTTCTCTTTTTTCTACAAGAGCCAAGATACAGACCCATACATCTCCACACGCCACTTGGCTTCCTTTTCTCATTTCCTTTTCTCCACAGAAATTACTGAAGCAAAATTTCAGATAAGTCACACAAAACAAGTCTAGTGCAAAATACAAACTTCAATGGTGGATTCTTGAGATTAAAATTCCCCTTTCTTCGGTTGAATGCAGAGTCAAAGTGGCATCTTATCTTGCTTGCTGCTACGAACTGAAAACAAATCACCACTAGTTTAATCATAATCACTGCAAGGATGCAAAACCAAATGCTAATTTAATTAATAAGGACAAAGTTGGGTTTATATAATGAATCAACATAGAACATACGACGAAGTGCAGAAAGTTCAGAGCTCTTGAGCACACGCAGCCTCTTCACAGTCGACACAAACATCCTGgcaaatcaaagatcaaggagcAAATTACACAACATTGTTTAACGTCCGTGCTTACGGCAGGAGaaaattttacaaatttttcagGTGCAAAATGACACGATATGATGCCGTTGTATGGAGTTGCGGGAATCATTACATTAAGAAACAACAAACGAAAACAGTACGCTGATATCTATGCATAAAAATGAGAAGCATATATTGTTTAAAGATGAAGGAATCTAATTCTGCATGATTTAATAAAATGGTGAGATTAAAACTGAAATCATATCAGCAAGTGTTGGAATATAATATACATGAGGAAGTGAAAGAAAATAATCTAAATTTGCATCAGATTCAGAGAGATGATAAGATGCTTACTGCCATGGGACATCCCCAACGAGCATCCTGTCTCCTTCATTATCTTCATAAACTAGGGTATATTCTCCACTTCCATCCAATAAGCCTGCGATTTCTTTCTCTTCCCCTTGCTTGTTCTTGGTTCCACCAGCACAGGAATCTCTTTGAGCTACACATCAGAGCGCACAAACGACAAACACGATTGTGTATAAATAGATAGGAtgtattttcatgaaaaacaatCCGAAAACCCCATCAAAACAAATTGTGGTAAAAACCAAAACATTATAAAATTTGCGTTGGTAAAATGAATTTTGACCATATGAAGTATACACTTTTACGCAAATCATACTCTCTCTAACTAATTAAAAATGCTAGGAATAAGTTTTAAACAGTAAATTAACAATGTGGCTACAATAATAATTACTTATGAGATTTACCTGCGAGAAGGCCACGGAAGAGTTCATCGACAGCGGAGGAGAGCTTTTGGTAGCTGTCATAGGCACCGAGGTCCACTTTTCTTCCGATGGGAACCCCATCCATGTTAATTTTCACAAACAGACCCTGTCTGCTGGTTTCAACTGGTTTACCATTAGGAACTTTGTTTTGGACAACATTTTCGGATTCAACCGCAGGTTTCGATGAGTTGTTGCTTGCAAGATTTTTCCTAAATGATCGAACTGGAGGCCAACCCACAACCGGAGCAGGAGCAgttctgtaattttttttaggatatcaaaagagaaataattagCACAAAATAAGttttcatatattaattcacACAAAATTATTATACATAAATTCTACAAAAGACATTAAGAACTAAATAATAATGTACTAATGAAAGAGATAATATGTAGGCGTTATTGAAGTAGATTTGGCAAGAAACAACGACAGAAAAGCCAAAAACTTGCATGAAAAGGGCAGAACAGGCGGTATGCTTGGACAgacccaaaaagaaaaacaagcttGATTATGAATAAACAGAAAAAAGCAAACTGTCTCACAGGAAAAACtacagaaaaaggaaaataatttgaaacttcaacaaaaatgaaaaaaataattaaaaaaaaatagaaatattatGCATGGACCACAACTTTGCCTAGTCTAGCTCCAAGCAGTGAGAACCTGTGAGTGAATATCCTCTgtctgaaaaaaaataaaataataacaatatTACACAAGAAAGTAGAAAAAGCTGGATTACCTTTTCTGAGAGGTGTTGGGGAGCACAGCTGTGTTTGCAGGGGCTGGTGAAAACCCTTTCCTTTCTGCATTCTGCAAGTCTACCACTTTACTGCAACAGGGCTGTGACGCTTTGTTGGGGTTGACAGGCAGGTGAATAAAAGATCCAACTTTTGCCTGCTGCTGGTAAGAAGAAATAAGTTTCTGGGTTTGGTTGGAGAACATGGGGGAAGAAAAGTACCCAAGAGAGAGAAGGGACTGAGacttctcatctctttctctttccATTGACCAGTTTTGGCATGGAGGGCCAAGCCTGAGCTCAAGCTTCTTCTCCTCTGAGGAGGAGCTTCCATGGCTGCTGCCCTCAATATCTCTGCTCACAAGCCAGTCTCTCTGTCTAGGAATTAAATCTAGCAGCTGTGGACatgcctcctcctccttccttgTACATCCCTCCATCTCAGCGACCATATCTAAATACTCAGTTTTTGTGATGACCCTAGTGAAAAATTCAAATCTTTTTACTTTCCCTTGTACTTTTCACACCAGAAATACAAATTGAAGGAACTGCACTGAGAAATGGAACAAGAGGAACTTAATAAGCTTGGGATAAAAAAGAAACCACTTTgacaagaacaagaaaaaatggaagAGAAAGGGAGAAAGGGGTTTTTACCTTATAAAAGTCTTTGGACAAAGCTCTAAACTTCAAAGGCCAACATCCTCATGTGCTCAAATTGCTCACTTGGTCTCACACACCTTTGATATCAAAAGATCTTGAAGAAACAAGCACAAAGGAAAAACCAAAACCTCACAAGGGAAGAGAAAATAAGGAGAAGAACAAACAACCAAACTTAAAGCACAAAAGGGACAGGGAGGCTAAAATAGGGCGGGGATTGATGTCTACGGggtttttttctctttaaaatTTGATGTAGGCTTTAGTGggttctttctcttcttttcttttcgttttttccttctctctcctctctctctctctctctctctctctctctctacttttgGGACTCGTGGGTTGTATGAGTAGTTGCTGTGAGAGATTTTTACAAATAGAGATGGAAACAAAAGTGAAAAATGATGAGATGGGCAGAGAGATTCCCTTCCCCCCAAAGAACCCCAAAACAGAAAACAGAAATTAGAGCAAATGCACGCAACCACAGCCCCTCTCTCTAAAAACACAACGTAATAACAGGAGGAGGAGGTTGTTCAACTCAGGAAGCAAAGCGTGCTGTGCTGTGCTGACCTCGCCTCTCACCAACACCAAATGTTGTCCAGCCtcgttagcacacaaccccaaacatCCCCTCTATATTTGATAGAAAATGACATTCTTGCTCCCAAAGTCACTGCCCTATTTGCCTACAGCCTAGTGCTTTACATTGCATTGGTGTTAATAAAGTTAGTCTAGTACACAAACTTTGTTTATAGCACAACACCCAAtcaattttgtctttttagTGCCAATGACacaaatttattaataatgttaaaaagactaaatttgtaaatcaaataaTGTAGTTATAAATAAGTTGATTATTAGTTCAAGATTGGGTTTGAATATGCAACTACACATTCTACtttatttgtttaaataaaGATAATATTCTTGGATCAATTCGCTCACACATATATCCATCTTTTACAATCATTCATGATAGGAATATTAACAAACATAGATGGGCATGGAGTCATGACTCCAAATTTTTTTGTCACAAGAGAAAAACTTGTTTACAATGACATTCTTGCTTTCAAAGTCACTAGCCAAACAAatagtaatgctagagagattatttttttaaactaaatgatatcGTTGTAGATAATTGAATGATTAATAAAGTATCAGttaacatatttattttttattaataacatattatttaatttgtaatttaatttaaaaaattcaatCTCTAACATTACTCATAAAAAAAGTCAGTGCTCTATATCGAATTGATGTTTATAGGAgttgatttttcttgtttagCACAAAGTCCAACACATTTTGCCTTTTCTTAGTGTCAAAGTCACTTAATTAAGTTGGTGTTAATTTAGGAGGAGGTTTAGGATAAGCGAAGACACGTGTTATATCGTTAGGCGTGATAAATTAATGGGGTTGCTTTTGAAAACTTTAATTAAAGATTTCcaatactgtttattttaacaaaaaatcacatttttatataaaaaatcaatcttgataccgtttattttatctttattattaaaatgtaaatttttcaaatctttttcattGCATTTAGCATGCCAAGAAATTGATGGATGGGACGTTGTCTATTGGTCTATTGGCCAGTTACATTCATTGTTCATTTATTTATAATACATTAGTTATACTAAAGTAGTGAAGAAGTGGACTAAGTGTTCTAATGGGCGAATCATAAtcatatgattcaaattcattttttacaAGAATCAGacttaaaattttgagtttACAAAATGAATATAAATATTACTAAACGGTAATAATAAGTgacatttaatttttaatattatgcGCTCGCTCccaagagaagaaaagagaggaaaaagtTGAGGAAGGATTTGCATGATCCA
Protein-coding sequences here:
- the LOC103449872 gene encoding auxin-responsive protein IAA26, with translation MVAEMEGCTRKEEEACPQLLDLIPRQRDWLVSRDIEGSSHGSSSSEEKKLELRLGPPCQNWSMERERDEKSQSLLSLGYFSSPMFSNQTQKLISSYQQQAKVGSFIHLPVNPNKASQPCCSKVVDLQNAERKGFSPAPANTAVLPNTSQKRTAPAPVVGWPPVRSFRKNLASNNSSKPAVESENVVQNKVPNGKPVETSRQGLFVKINMDGVPIGRKVDLGAYDSYQKLSSAVDELFRGLLAAQRDSCAGGTKNKQGEEKEIAGLLDGSGEYTLVYEDNEGDRMLVGDVPWQMFVSTVKRLRVLKSSELSALRLRSSKQDKMPL